The Dissulfuribacter thermophilus genome contains the following window.
GTTTAACCCTTTTGGACATTTGGGATTAACCTATTTCTTCGCGGACAGAGTAAATGGAGCGCCCTGAGGCCTCAAAATATGTCCTGATAACTAGTTCAGCTAAAAGGCCGATACCTAAGAGTACAACGCCAGTGATTATGAATAACATGCCAAATATTAAAAGGGGCCTATTGCCGATGTCTTCTCCAGAGACGAGCTTAACCCATACTAGATAGGCCTCAAGCCCTGCTCCAAGGATGGCCATTAATCCACCAGTTAGACCAAAGAATTGGAGTGGTCTTGTAGCGAATTTCTGGAAAAAAAGCATGAGGAGTAAGTCGAGAATAACGCGGTAAGTGCGCCCTATTCCATATTTACTCTTTCCCCTGATCCTTGGTCTATGGTTTACAGGCACCTCTGTTATCTTGGCACCATATTGTTGAGCAAGGACAGGTATAAACCTATGTAATTCCCCATAGAGGAGGAGGTTCTTGGCAACATCTCGCCTATAGGCCTTTAGCGAACAACCATAGTCATGGAGAAGCACTCCTGTTGTCCGGCCAATAATCCAATTTGCTATTTTTGAAGGTAGCTTCCTAGACCAAAAAGGGTCCTTTCTGTCTTTTCGCCAACCGCTAACCAGATCATAGCCCTCTTGGATCTTTTTTACCAGGAGCGGTATGTCTTTGGGATCATTTTGAAGATCACCATCCATGGAACATATAATGGTACCTTTGGCCTTATCGAATCCTGCCTTCATAGCGGCAGTCTGGCCAAAGTTTCTACGTAGTATTACTGCCTTTAGCTCTGGGATTTCCCTGGCTAGGCGACAAAGTTCTTCTGTGGTCCCATCTGTACTTCCGTCATCTACAATAATGATTTCAAAGGGCAGATCTGTAGCACTCGCTCCTTCTCTGATCTCCTGGACCAGGATTGGGAGATTTTCCTTTTCATTATATGCTGGTACGACAATTGAAAGAAATTCATCCATAAGCCGTGAATTTAACCTGCTAAATTGAAAACTCAATAGCCTCGAGAGTTGAAAGTGATTTTAGACCATATTAAGAAAACCGCCAATATAAAAATGGAGGCCCATTTTGTCCATGCCGGCTCATGCAGGTGAAAAAGAGAAACTTGACGGTTCAAAGATTAATCCTCTGTTTCTATTGCCAGCGAGTAAGGATTATTATAGATTTAATGGATCTCTTACTACACCCCATGTAGTGAGGGTGTATGGTGGCTTGTTATGAAAGAACCAGTAGGGGTGTCGAATGAACAGGTACAAAAGTTTAGTTAC
Protein-coding sequences here:
- a CDS encoding glycosyltransferase family 2 protein; the protein is MDEFLSIVVPAYNEKENLPILVQEIREGASATDLPFEIIIVDDGSTDGTTEELCRLAREIPELKAVILRRNFGQTAAMKAGFDKAKGTIICSMDGDLQNDPKDIPLLVKKIQEGYDLVSGWRKDRKDPFWSRKLPSKIANWIIGRTTGVLLHDYGCSLKAYRRDVAKNLLLYGELHRFIPVLAQQYGAKITEVPVNHRPRIRGKSKYGIGRTYRVILDLLLMLFFQKFATRPLQFFGLTGGLMAILGAGLEAYLVWVKLVSGEDIGNRPLLIFGMLFIITGVVLLGIGLLAELVIRTYFEASGRSIYSVREEIG